In one window of Massilibacterium senegalense DNA:
- a CDS encoding 2-isopropylmalate synthase, with amino-acid sequence MRKIQIFDTTLRDGEQSAGINLNFTEKMEIAKQLERLGVDVIEAGFPAASPGDFQSVKEIAEAVTHSSVTGLSRANQKDIDACWEALKNSAEPRIHTFIATSPVHMEYKLRMTPDQVVENAVSAVKYAASRFTHVQFSAEDACRSDLPFLARILEEVIHAGATVINLPDTVGYITPKEYGERLRYLKEHVPNAHKALFSTHCHDDLGMAVANSLSAVENGIDQIECTINGIGERAGNAALEEIAIALYIRKDFYQADTNIQLKELKRTSNLVSKLTGFPVPPNKAVVGSNAFAHESGIHQDGVLKEKTTYEIISPELVGVQSNAMVLGKHSGRHAFKEKIIELGFDLTQDELNETFKAFKELADRKKEITDEDLFALLTDKKIDASVSYYDVENIQVQYGTNNVPTATITLKEPSGECKQHAATGSGSVEAIYNTLEQMVEGEVVLHDYRIQSVSGGRDALAQVHVKVTYNGGESTGRATAQDVLEASAKAYVNALNRVLIQKDRMKEQV; translated from the coding sequence GTGTAGATGTAATTGAGGCCGGCTTCCCGGCTGCAAGCCCTGGTGATTTCCAATCGGTAAAGGAGATTGCAGAAGCAGTAACACACTCATCAGTAACAGGACTTTCACGTGCGAATCAAAAAGATATCGATGCGTGTTGGGAAGCACTGAAAAATTCAGCTGAACCACGTATTCACACGTTTATCGCAACAAGCCCTGTGCATATGGAATATAAACTGCGTATGACTCCAGATCAAGTCGTAGAAAATGCGGTGTCAGCTGTTAAGTATGCAGCAAGTCGTTTTACTCATGTCCAATTTTCGGCGGAAGATGCGTGTCGGTCTGATTTACCGTTCCTAGCAAGAATTCTTGAAGAAGTAATTCATGCTGGAGCAACGGTAATCAATTTACCTGACACAGTAGGATACATTACACCGAAAGAGTACGGAGAACGATTACGATACTTAAAAGAACATGTACCGAATGCGCATAAAGCTTTATTCTCCACTCACTGTCATGACGATTTAGGAATGGCAGTTGCCAATTCACTTTCAGCGGTTGAAAATGGAATCGATCAAATTGAATGTACGATTAATGGAATCGGAGAACGGGCAGGGAATGCTGCACTAGAAGAAATTGCAATCGCTCTTTATATTCGAAAAGATTTTTATCAAGCAGATACAAACATTCAATTAAAAGAGTTAAAACGAACTAGTAATTTAGTAAGTAAATTAACAGGATTCCCTGTTCCACCGAATAAAGCAGTCGTAGGCTCAAATGCATTTGCACATGAGTCTGGCATTCACCAAGACGGTGTATTAAAAGAAAAAACAACGTATGAAATCATTTCTCCTGAGCTTGTTGGTGTTCAATCAAATGCAATGGTACTGGGAAAACATTCCGGGCGACATGCATTTAAGGAAAAAATTATCGAGCTAGGATTTGATTTAACACAAGACGAATTAAATGAAACATTTAAAGCGTTTAAAGAGTTAGCCGATCGCAAAAAGGAAATTACAGATGAAGATTTATTTGCGCTTTTAACAGACAAGAAAATCGATGCTTCTGTTTCTTATTACGATGTGGAAAACATACAAGTGCAATACGGAACAAATAATGTTCCAACTGCAACGATTACGTTAAAAGAACCAAGCGGTGAATGTAAGCAACATGCTGCAACTGGTAGCGGTAGTGTAGAAGCAATTTATAATACGTTAGAACAAATGGTAGAAGGAGAAGTAGTTCTCCATGATTACCGAATTCAATCTGTATCAGGTGGACGTGATGCATTAGCACAAGTTCACGTAAAAGTGACGTATAATGGCGGGGAATCCACAGGACGTGCTACTGCGCAAGACGTGCTTGAAGCATCAGCCAAAGCATATGTGAATGCTTTAAATCGTGTATTGATTCAAAAAGATCGTATGAAAGAACAAGTGTAA